A part of Nocardioides sp. WS12 genomic DNA contains:
- a CDS encoding methyltransferase domain-containing protein codes for MASREQRGSVRTAVVWDALEAALADGPRDVVDLGGGTGGFAVRLAESGHRVRVVDPSPDALAALARRAQEADLEVSGLQGDVTDLVDVVGAGSADVVLCHGVLEVVDPVLALDHVAQVLRPGGLLSVVVGQRHAAVLARAMSGNFGQARALLDGVENVDNRTGRRFAVGEIEELLDGAGFATTTMHGVRVFTDLVPAALVDIEPGAVAALIDLERAVAERPEYFHLAAQLHVLARLR; via the coding sequence ATGGCCTCTCGCGAGCAGCGTGGTTCGGTGCGGACTGCCGTCGTCTGGGATGCGCTCGAAGCGGCCCTGGCTGACGGGCCCCGCGACGTGGTCGACCTCGGCGGCGGCACCGGCGGCTTCGCCGTACGCCTGGCCGAGTCGGGCCACCGGGTGCGTGTCGTCGACCCGAGTCCCGATGCCCTCGCGGCCCTGGCGCGACGCGCCCAGGAGGCCGACCTGGAGGTCTCCGGCCTGCAGGGTGACGTCACCGACCTGGTCGACGTCGTCGGCGCCGGCAGCGCCGACGTCGTGCTCTGCCACGGCGTTCTCGAGGTCGTCGATCCGGTGCTGGCCCTGGACCACGTCGCCCAGGTACTGCGGCCCGGCGGACTGCTCAGCGTCGTCGTCGGACAGCGCCATGCCGCCGTCCTCGCGCGGGCGATGTCCGGGAACTTCGGGCAGGCCCGGGCCCTGCTCGACGGCGTCGAAAACGTCGACAACCGCACCGGTCGCCGGTTCGCCGTGGGTGAGATCGAGGAGTTGCTCGACGGCGCCGGCTTCGCGACCACCACGATGCACGGCGTGCGGGTCTTCACCGACCTGGTGCCCGCTGCCCTGGTCGACATCGAGCCCGGCGCGGTCGCGGCCCTCATTGACCTGGAGCGTGCGGTCGCCGAGCGCCCGGAGTACTTCCACCTCGCGGCGCAGTTGCACGTCCTCGCCCGCTTGCGCTGA
- a CDS encoding YbaK/EbsC family protein, producing the protein MSADHPSIARFREEHERLGGSGEIVILPDSVHTAALAAEALGCEVGAIANSLLFDADGSPVLILTSGAHRVDTALTRERIGGAELKRAKPEFVKQHTGQVIGGVSPIAHPAPIATYLDSWLQKYDVVWAAAGHPAAVFSTSYDELLALTGATPIDVD; encoded by the coding sequence ATGTCGGCCGACCACCCCTCGATCGCCCGGTTCCGCGAGGAGCACGAGCGCCTCGGCGGGAGCGGGGAGATTGTCATTCTGCCCGACTCGGTCCACACGGCCGCACTCGCGGCCGAGGCGCTCGGCTGCGAGGTCGGTGCGATCGCGAACAGTCTGCTCTTCGATGCCGACGGATCTCCCGTGCTGATCCTGACCTCAGGCGCCCACCGGGTCGACACGGCCCTCACGCGCGAGCGGATCGGTGGCGCAGAACTCAAACGCGCGAAGCCGGAGTTCGTGAAGCAGCACACCGGCCAGGTGATCGGCGGGGTGTCCCCCATCGCCCACCCGGCGCCGATTGCGACGTACCTCGACTCGTGGCTCCAGAAGTACGACGTCGTCTGGGCAGCCGCCGGTCACCCCGCCGCGGTCTTCTCGACGTCGTACGACGAACTCCTGGCGCTGACCGGCGCCACCCCGATCGACGTCGACTAG
- a CDS encoding SAV_6107 family HEPN domain-containing protein, giving the protein MDQQFAPSFQVSPHTLPATTHNYLLRAAQSLSEAVTATDVATRYACAHVAALRAAAALLSARARPATGRMRHQKNAWVLLTEVAPEMGEWATFFAAGAAKRAAAEAGSSRAASPREADDLVRDADRFLALVEQSLGLTPHATVGEQLVVRAVG; this is encoded by the coding sequence GTGGACCAGCAGTTCGCCCCCTCGTTCCAGGTCAGCCCGCACACCCTGCCGGCGACCACCCACAACTACCTCCTTCGCGCGGCGCAGTCGCTCAGCGAGGCCGTGACGGCCACCGACGTGGCCACGCGCTATGCCTGCGCCCATGTCGCGGCGCTCCGGGCGGCCGCCGCCCTGCTGTCGGCGCGGGCTCGCCCCGCCACGGGGCGGATGCGGCACCAGAAGAACGCGTGGGTACTGCTGACCGAGGTGGCGCCCGAGATGGGGGAGTGGGCCACCTTCTTCGCCGCCGGCGCCGCCAAGCGCGCTGCTGCCGAGGCAGGGTCCTCCCGGGCAGCCTCGCCGCGTGAGGCCGACGACCTGGTCCGCGACGCCGACCGCTTCCTCGCCCTGGTCGAGCAATCCCTGGGCCTGACCCCGCACGCCACCGTCGGTGAGCAACTGGTTGTCCGGGCCGTCGGCTGA
- a CDS encoding FAD-dependent oxidoreductase: MARIVVIGGGLGGMATAARLAKQGHEVALLEAAGHLGGALAPVHQDGFTWDAGPTSTLVPAALRDLFRKTGRPLETELGSDLEPLAVLREHRFADKTSVQIPGGSRAGQMTAMDTLGPGLGEKWARHVDVYGPVWDVLRKHYVETPWDPRTKGAVPKDLDDLFDIRETLYKRLRHDFRDERLALIAGHLAIAEGHDLRNTPSWVGVTSYLEQTFGGWRVPGGMRRLLELLEARLTLREVTVRTSTEVLDLVIREGRVVGVRTADGDADADAVVVAIDPRRLPSLRSYVERTMPAIPPVVAHLGLEGDVPDLPHEIVFHAEPLITVRPGGVAPEGGAAWTLHGRGKIAEDMVDALVRHGMDIRENIVTRVDLSPRDLVEQWRGSPLGVLWQGRGTVRHRLGPTTPVQGVYVAGAHGAPGAGVPFVTQSAALVAGLIGPA; the protein is encoded by the coding sequence ATGGCACGCATCGTCGTCATCGGAGGCGGACTCGGTGGCATGGCCACCGCCGCCCGACTCGCCAAGCAGGGCCACGAGGTGGCGCTGCTGGAAGCGGCCGGGCACCTCGGCGGCGCACTCGCGCCCGTCCACCAGGACGGCTTCACGTGGGACGCCGGCCCCACCTCCACACTGGTACCGGCCGCGCTGCGCGACCTGTTCCGCAAGACCGGTCGGCCGCTCGAGACCGAGCTCGGCAGCGACCTCGAGCCGCTCGCCGTCCTGCGTGAGCACCGCTTCGCCGACAAGACGTCGGTGCAGATCCCCGGCGGCTCGCGGGCCGGCCAGATGACCGCGATGGACACCCTGGGTCCCGGCCTCGGCGAGAAGTGGGCCCGTCACGTCGACGTCTACGGTCCGGTGTGGGACGTGCTGCGCAAACACTACGTCGAGACGCCCTGGGATCCGCGCACCAAGGGCGCCGTCCCCAAGGACCTCGACGACCTGTTCGACATCCGCGAGACGCTCTACAAGCGCCTGCGCCACGACTTCCGCGACGAGCGCCTGGCGCTGATCGCCGGACACCTGGCCATCGCCGAGGGCCACGACCTCCGCAACACCCCCTCCTGGGTGGGCGTGACGTCGTACCTCGAACAGACCTTCGGCGGCTGGCGTGTCCCCGGTGGCATGCGTCGCCTGCTGGAGCTGCTCGAAGCGCGCCTGACGCTGCGTGAGGTCACCGTGCGCACCAGCACCGAGGTCCTTGACCTCGTCATCAGGGAAGGGCGCGTCGTCGGCGTACGCACGGCCGACGGCGACGCGGACGCCGATGCGGTCGTCGTCGCGATCGACCCGCGCCGCCTGCCGTCCCTGAGGTCGTACGTCGAGCGCACGATGCCAGCCATCCCGCCGGTGGTGGCGCACCTGGGCCTGGAGGGCGACGTACCGGACCTGCCGCACGAGATCGTGTTCCACGCCGAGCCGCTGATCACCGTGCGCCCCGGAGGGGTGGCCCCCGAGGGCGGCGCTGCGTGGACGCTGCACGGTCGCGGCAAGATCGCCGAGGACATGGTCGATGCCCTCGTCCGGCACGGCATGGACATCCGGGAGAACATCGTCACCCGCGTCGACCTGTCGCCGCGCGACCTCGTCGAGCAGTGGCGGGGCTCCCCGCTCGGCGTGCTGTGGCAGGGCCGCGGCACGGTCCGTCACCGCCTCGGCCCGACCACCCCGGTCCAGGGCGTGTACGTCGCCGGCGCGCACGGCGCACCGGGTGCCGGCGTGCCGTTCGTGACGCAGTCGGCCGCGCTCGTGGCAGGCCTGATCGGCCCCGCCTGA
- the metF gene encoding methylenetetrahydrofolate reductase [NAD(P)H], producing MTTGAGRSLGEILRNGGRSFSFEFFPPKDDAGEAQLWDAIRALEPYRPTFVSVTYGAGGATRDKTVSITGRIARETELVPMAHLTCVGHTRAELEGILDSYVAEGVSHVMALRGDPQEGPRADWTPTDGGLNYAVDLVDLARSRGDFRVGVAAFPEGHPSAASLDHDADVLVAKAEAGAEFAVTQMFFRAEDYFGLVERVRARGADIPILPGIMPILNLSAIRRQGELIGTSVPDDIVARIAAFEGDPAAVRAEGIKVAAELCHELLAGGAPGLHFYTLNRSKATLEIFEALQITV from the coding sequence ATGACTACCGGTGCTGGGCGCTCCCTCGGCGAGATCCTCCGCAATGGCGGACGGTCCTTCTCGTTCGAGTTCTTTCCCCCCAAGGACGACGCGGGCGAAGCCCAGTTGTGGGACGCGATCCGGGCCCTCGAGCCCTACCGCCCGACCTTCGTCTCCGTGACGTACGGCGCCGGCGGCGCCACCCGCGACAAGACGGTGTCCATCACCGGCCGGATCGCCCGCGAGACCGAGCTCGTCCCGATGGCCCACCTGACCTGTGTCGGGCACACCCGCGCAGAACTCGAGGGCATCCTCGACTCGTACGTCGCCGAAGGCGTCAGCCACGTGATGGCGCTGCGGGGCGACCCGCAGGAAGGCCCGCGCGCCGACTGGACGCCCACCGACGGTGGCCTCAACTACGCCGTGGACCTCGTCGACCTGGCCCGCTCGCGCGGTGACTTCCGCGTCGGTGTCGCCGCGTTCCCCGAGGGCCACCCCTCGGCGGCGTCGCTCGACCACGACGCCGACGTCCTCGTCGCGAAGGCCGAGGCCGGCGCCGAGTTCGCCGTCACCCAGATGTTCTTCCGTGCCGAGGACTACTTCGGTCTCGTCGAGCGGGTCCGTGCGCGCGGCGCGGACATCCCGATCCTGCCCGGCATCATGCCGATCCTGAACCTCAGCGCGATCCGTCGCCAGGGTGAACTGATCGGCACCAGCGTCCCCGACGACATCGTCGCCCGGATCGCCGCGTTCGAGGGCGACCCTGCCGCCGTGCGCGCCGAGGGCATCAAGGTCGCCGCCGAGCTCTGCCACGAACTGCTGGCCGGCGGGGCGCCGGGCCTGCACTTCTACACGCTCAACCGGTCCAAGGCGACGCTCGAGATCTTCGAGGCGCTGCAGATCACGGTCTGA